The stretch of DNA TGCCCCACCTCGGCGTAGTCGAGGCGGCTCTCCGGGCGGATCCGCTCCCAGTTCTCCCCGTGCTCGTCGGCGAGTTCGACGTGAGTCGGCGGGTCGGTGCCGTAGCGCTCGGGGTGGATCACCTGCTCGGCGCTCTGGGGCGGGGCGTCGTAGAGCTCGTTGACCGCGTCCCAGCCGCCCTCCCGCTTCTGCTCGGCGATGAAGGCCGGCCCGTCGCTGTAGGGCTGGTAGTTCAGGAAGTAGACACCCATGTTCGGCGGCCCACCGCCACCGCCGCCGCTGGCCTCGGGACTGAGGCAGCTGCCGTTCCAGCTTCCCCCCTCACCACAGCGCTGCTGGTAGCGGTACTGGACGTAGTTCGCGTCGCCCTCGATCAGCCCACTGTTGGCGTTGGCGCCGTCGCGGGTTTGACTACTGAAGTTCCCGAGATCGAACTTCTGGTCCTGCAGCGCGTGGATGAGCTCGTGGCCGAGGGTGAGCTCGTCGACCTGGAGGGTGGTCTCGTTGTCGGTGACGAGCACGATCGAGTCCGCGGCGGGGCTGTAGTAGCCGCCGACGGTCGCGCCGCGGTTGGACTCCTGAACGTCGAGCGAGCCCTCGTCCTCGCCGATCAGGAACAGCGCCTCGAACTTCGTGTTGTCGAACGATCGGAACGCCTCGCTGTAGGAGCGGTTGCCCGAGGAGTTCGCGAACGCCGAGCGCGAGATGATCTCGACGGGCACGGTCTCGTTGAACTCCAGCCCGCGGATCACTTCGACGCGGGCCATCGCCCGCGCGACCGTGGCGTTGAGCTCCGCCTGCGTCAGCCCGTCGCTCTGGTTCACGTCGATGCTCTCGTTGTGCCAGTAGCCGTTCTCCCAGCCGATCCGGTCGGTCTCGGGATCCGGCGGGGCGCTTTCGTTGGTCGGTTCCGACTGTTCCGTCGCCGCGACGCCGCTGACAGCGGCGTCGGCGCCTGCGGGCGCCGCAGCCGCGAGGGGGGCGAA from Halolamina sediminis encodes:
- a CDS encoding Hvo_1808 family surface protein is translated as MRRLPTVLAVTLVVLAGFAPLAAAAPAGADAAVSGVAATEQSEPTNESAPPDPETDRIGWENGYWHNESIDVNQSDGLTQAELNATVARAMARVEVIRGLEFNETVPVEIISRSAFANSSGNRSYSEAFRSFDNTKFEALFLIGEDEGSLDVQESNRGATVGGYYSPAADSIVLVTDNETTLQVDELTLGHELIHALQDQKFDLGNFSSQTRDGANANSGLIEGDANYVQYRYQQRCGEGGSWNGSCLSPEASGGGGGGPPNMGVYFLNYQPYSDGPAFIAEQKREGGWDAVNELYDAPPQSAEQVIHPERYGTDPPTHVELADEHGENWERIRPESRLDYAEVGQAGVASMFVYPWYAGDRPRGYSVIQNPNQQWLNLTDSGEVSRFDPLNYGFDAAAGWDGDRMHFYQNDAGEGGYVWRLVWDSDAEAIEFRDAYEELLTYWGAEQVSEDTYRIADGSFADAFHVTVAGDTVTIVNAPSVGELSEVHGSVDAGAETPTPTVGPTATAAPSTETTADTVTEPSVTAESPGFSAVTALLALLGAALLFRRR